Genomic window (Acidobacteriota bacterium):
ATGGCGGTCCTCGATTGGTTTAGCCGGTTTGTCATCGCTTGGGAACTATCGGTGAGCCTCGATGCCGAGTTTTGCGTCGGCGGACTTGAACGTGCGCTCAAGGTGGCGACGCCCGAGATCTTCAATACGGATCAGGGCCGCCAA
Coding sequences:
- a CDS encoding transposase family protein — its product is MGHRNLISFLARIKQLPFCKFVIRLRGGFVYLMAVLDWFSRFVIAWELSVSLDAEFCVGGLERALKVATPEIFNTDQGRQFVFIFR